The DNA region ctttttcttgCACAGTTTATAAATGAGGTCAATATCCTCTGCGAagatcacggtccaaggggattccagtctaacctcatccgtcagcctatccattactaccgcaaacaggaaggggctcggcgcggatccctgatgcattcccacctccaccttaaattcttctgacacatttACGGCAcgtctcaccgctgttctgctgccctcataacacatcctgtactattctcacatatttctccgccacaccggactcgcgcgtgcagtaccacagttcctctcttggtattgcTTGGTACTTCAACGGGTATTGCTCGTGTTTAAGCGTCTGAACGCACCTCAAgaggccccccccccagttACTTTCTGGGtgactccttcttcttctctgatgGCCCACAACAGTTGACATTTAAATCATGGAAAAGTTTACAtcaattttgaaattaaaaaaaaaaacttgtgatgCGCCTTTGTGATGACACAAAGCATCAAAACCacaaggggatttttttttttttttttttgctgcttgtgTTACTTTGCGACCTTTCTAAAGCCTCTGTTGCACCGACCTGAGGATCTACGCGGATTTATCAAACAAAGAAATCGCCGGAGACGATTTTGCGATGCGGGACTGCGGCGGCGCGGAGTCGCAGAGAGCAGTCGTGTAATTCTGAAGCCCTCGACCCGCAACCGGGACGTCATGCAGCggcgacgccgccgccgccgttttCAATTGGTATTCAACTTCCTGCTtttcctgctgctgctgattgCGCTGAACTTCCTGCTTCACCACGTTCGGCAAGAGGACCCGGCGGGTGACCGGGAGCCCCCCGAGGTCGACTCCAACCACCTCCGCGGGCTCTTCCCTTATCTAATCAACGAGCCGTACAAATGCCGAGAGAGGCGAGCGGCGCCGTTTCTGGTGTTCATGATAACCACGGAGGCGCCGCACGTGGACCGGAGGAACGCGATCCGACGGACTTGGGCCGACGAGTCTTTGATGCCAGCTGTGGGAATCGTACGGATCTTTCTGCTGGGAAAACACGACGGGGAGGCGGGGAGCGGAGAGCAGAGGACGCTCCGGAAAGAGAGTCGAAAATATCGCGATCTGATCCAGCAGGACTTCCTGGACTCCTACAAGAACCTGACCCTGAAGATCTGGATGGGACTGCACTGGGTGGCGCGGTACTGCCCGCGGGCCACCTACGTCATGAAGACCGACAGCGACATGTTCATCAACACGGAGAACCTGATCCTGAAGCTGCTCAGACCGGACTCAAAGCCCAAGACCAACTACTTCACGGGGAAAGTCCTGAAAAATCTCTCACCCCATCGGGACAAAACCAGCAAGTGGTACGTGTCCAAAGACGAGTACCCGGAAGAGAAGTATCCCGACTTCTGCTCCGGGACCGGATACGTGCTCTCCGGGGACCTGGCGCCGAAAATATACGCCGTGGCGCCGAGCGTGCGCAAAGTTTACTTGGAGGACGTCTACGTGGGACTGTGCCTGGCCAAGCTCGGATTGAAGCCGACGGAACCGGCCGACGCGTTCTGGTTCAACCACCTGCGGGTGCCCGCGGTCGGGTGCCGCTACAACCGTCTCATCACGTCCCACCAGCTGCGGCCCGAGGAAATAGTTCAGTGCTGGAAGGCGCATCGGGACAACAAGAAAAAATGCGCCACGGACGTCGATGTTTAGTtgacttttttcaaaaaacGAGAATACAGAGAAGCGATATTTCAATTGCGTCGGCACGATCGAGTTGATTATCGGGCTCATCGCTAAACGAGGTCGAATCCAAGCGGAAGCAGTGGAGAAGAATGACAGACGGTGCGTAACGTCCACTATgataaccccccaaaaattaatatttgtatcattttcatttttgtcatcagtCCTACCTGGGTGTGCAAGGAGAAAGGCGCTACTGGCGTCCACGTGCAGGCGAAGAGCCAAAGCGGATGGGAAGCATCCTCACGAGAAGACTCGTCAAACTGTGACGCGCTCCGACTGCACGTCGCAGCCCCCCCGTGGCCAGATCCAATTACCCCCCCGCCCCGCACCTGACATCATTTTTTCACTCCATCCTCCACTCGATCCTTGGCTGGGGcgtaaatgtacttttttttagggGGCGGGGGGTACTGTTGGtagtttattttaacttttattgccacgtgtgggggggggtggggggggcgttaGGCATCGTCTCTCATTTAGCCGCcttgtagagagagagagaaaaaaaaataagcaaaaggTCAAGATTGCAAATGCCTTCTTTCCATGGactgtattttgtgtttcatgttGTTTTATTCGAACATTCATCtattgttcattcattcatctattgTTTATGCATTTTACCATTCATTAATTCGTTCATTCATCTATTGTTTATGCATTttaccattcattcattcgttcattcatctattgtttttgcattttgccattcattcattcattcatgtattGTTTATGCATTCTGTCtaactttcattcattcattcattcatatattATTTATGCATTTCCCATTCATTCATATATTGTTTATGCATTTTGccattcattcatctatttttatgcattttgccattcattcattcatctattgttcattcattcattcattcatcattcattcattcattcatattttatgcattttgtcattcatccatccatccattcattcattcattcatatattGTTTGTGGATttgtacattcattcattcattcattcctatATTGTTCATGCATtttgccattcattcattcataaccTCCTAAtcttcatccacccatttttggATTCATAATCATTCGTTCATGTATGTACTCATTCATTCACCTACACATGAATCCTATGCATGCACATGcatcatccatcatccattcatcacCAAAGCAGTTATTTCACCCACCTGTTTTCTTTATTCATGAATTCATTGCCACATGCATCCATACACCAAATCACCCATTCATTCCATTTCTCaagtcattcatccattcattcactcACCTTATTCATCCATGCATCTGAAGGAGCATTCAACCT from Syngnathoides biaculeatus isolate LvHL_M chromosome 9, ASM1980259v1, whole genome shotgun sequence includes:
- the LOC133506626 gene encoding beta-1,3-galactosyltransferase 2-like, encoding MQRRRRRRRFQLVFNFLLFLLLLIALNFLLHHVRQEDPAGDREPPEVDSNHLRGLFPYLINEPYKCRERRAAPFLVFMITTEAPHVDRRNAIRRTWADESLMPAVGIVRIFLLGKHDGEAGSGEQRTLRKESRKYRDLIQQDFLDSYKNLTLKIWMGLHWVARYCPRATYVMKTDSDMFINTENLILKLLRPDSKPKTNYFTGKVLKNLSPHRDKTSKWYVSKDEYPEEKYPDFCSGTGYVLSGDLAPKIYAVAPSVRKVYLEDVYVGLCLAKLGLKPTEPADAFWFNHLRVPAVGCRYNRLITSHQLRPEEIVQCWKAHRDNKKKCATDVDV